In Candidatus Baltobacteraceae bacterium, the sequence CCGCCTACCACCGCGGGCGCTTCTTGCGCGATGCGGGGTTACCCAACGAGCGCCTGGATATGCGCGTTTACGTTGCGGCCCTGGCCGGCGCGTTCGACGATATTCGGCCCACGAACGCGCGCTCGAAATTGTACGATCCCGACTCGTATGCGTATTCGAGCGCGTATGCGGCCAAGCTTCACCGCCGCAACGCCGTCGACGGCGTTGTGTATCGCAGCGTTCGCCGGCCGGGCGGGGAGTGTGCCGCCGTCTTTCGTCCGGCGCGCGTTACGCGCTGCCGCGTGCTGCGCCATCTCCAATATCGCTTCGAGAACTTCGCTTTGAGCGCCGTCTACGAGATCAGCGTTCGCGAAGCGTAAGGCCGATTTAGACTTGCGGTTTGAGCTGCAGCACCCGAACGACACCCGAATGGATCTCGATATCGACGCCGCGATTCGCACCGCCGTTGATCGAGCCGTCGATCGTCTCGTTCGTTCCGTGCGAGGTTCCCTTGAGTGGAAAGTCGGTAAAGATGCTGCCGTTGTCGGTATGCAGGTGGACGTGGAGTTTCGCCGTCGCATTGATCCAGACTTCGACGTTGCCCGTTCCCGCCCCGAAGTGAAGCGTTCCCGGCCAATCCGTGCTGCCGAAAAAGACGGTCACGTTGCCGGTTTTGGCGTACGCGTTGGCGTAGCCGGAGACCAGCACTTTTATATCGCCCGTGCCGGTGGTCGCATCGACCACGCCCGGAACGTCGGCGACGTTGATCGAACCCGCGCGCGTGGCAAGGTTCAGCGTCACGCCTTGCGGCCCGCGCACCAGATAGCGCACGCTGCCGGTTTGACCGGGAATGTGAACCGCAAGCCGATTTCCGCGCGACTGCACGACGGGTTTCTCGCTCGAATCGTTCGTGAAGGCTTCGATCGTGTAGACGTCTCGAGGCGCTCCGCGCTCGGGCGCGTACGCGCTGATGTCTCCCCGCGCGTTGCGCACGGTGATGCTTCCGCCAGGCGCCATCGAGCCCAGATGGGTGAAACTCGGAACGGGATTGCTGCACGCGGCTAGTGCGAGCAGGAGAAGAAGGAGCAAAGGCTTGCGCATAACGACGGTATTCGGGATTCGCGGTCGGCGATTCCCTTAGCGCTCGTCGCTTCGATCGCGCGGATGCGCCTCTTCGTAGCTGCGCCGCATATGCTCGAGCGAAACGTTGGTGTAGATCTGCGTCGTCGAAAGACTCTCGTGACCCAAGAGTTCCTTGATCGTTACGATGTCCGCACCGTTTTCGAGCAAGTGCGTTGCAAACGAATGGCGCATCACGTGCGGCGTGACGTGTTTCTGCAAGCCGCTGAGCTGCGCGAATTCGCGAAACACCACCCAGGCCTGCCGGTGCGAGAGCCGCGATTTGCGCCGGCTTACGAAGAGCGCCTCGTCCGCGGTGCGCGGACGAACCCCGAGATAGGTCGCGATCGCATCGGCGGCGGCCCGGTTAAGAAACACCATGCGCTGCTTGTTGCCCTTGCCGATCACGCGCATGACGCGCCGGTCGAAATCGACGTCGCTGAGGTTCAAGCCCACGAGTTCCGCGCGGCGAATGCCGCTGGCATAGAGGACTTCCATGATTGCGATGTCGCGCAAGCGCTGAAACTCGGTCTTACCGGCGACGCGCGTTCTGAGCAGTCGCGTCACCTCCGGCTCCGACAGCACCTGCGGCAGGCGTTTGGCGGCTTTGGGAGGCGGAACGTCGGTCGCAGGATTCTCTTCGCGCCGGCCCTCGCGCTTTTGCAGCGCGAAATACGAACGCAGCGCCGCAATTTTTCGCCGTACGGAGGTGGCGGTGTATTTGCGCGGTCCCATTAAGTCCATCACAAATCGCCGCACGTCGGAGACGCTCGCGTCTTTCAGTTTATAAAACGGCGCGGTCCTGGGATGGCCGGGCTCGAGAAACGCTCCGAAAAGCTCGATATCGCGAGCGTATTCCTCGCTCGTGCGCGGCGATTGGCCGCGCTCCAAGCGCAGATACGCCGCGAACTCGGCGATCGTCGGATCGGTAGGGATGTAGCTACTCAACGATTCTCCGGGGTCGCGATGATATACGCATAGTCGAGCGAAGCGCCCCGGTCCACCGTGAGGGCGGCGCGCCAATCGACTTTGCCGCCCGAGCTGTGCGTGAAACTCTGGGTCGCAATCCCGTCACCGGCTGCTTTTCGCTGCGCGAGCCAGCCTCCGGCTGTAAATTCGGAGGCGAAGGCCGCCAGCAGCGCATCCGGCGCGAGCGCCGTCTTTAGGTAGGCGGTCGAGCTTTGAAACGGGCTAGCGAACGGCATCGCGCCCTCCATTTCGGCGCCGGCCGGTGCGTGAAGCTGGGGAAGCGGGGCCCGAAACTGCTCGGCGAGCTGCGCGATCCCCGCGAGACCGTTCTTGGACGCACAGGGTAAAAAGCTCGAAGTCGCGTCGTTCTCGGTCGAGACCGATATCACGAG encodes:
- the xerA gene encoding site-specific tyrosine recombinase/integron integrase codes for the protein MSSYIPTDPTIAEFAAYLRLERGQSPRTSEEYARDIELFGAFLEPGHPRTAPFYKLKDASVSDVRRFVMDLMGPRKYTATSVRRKIAALRSYFALQKREGRREENPATDVPPPKAAKRLPQVLSEPEVTRLLRTRVAGKTEFQRLRDIAIMEVLYASGIRRAELVGLNLSDVDFDRRVMRVIGKGNKQRMVFLNRAAADAIATYLGVRPRTADEALFVSRRKSRLSHRQAWVVFREFAQLSGLQKHVTPHVMRHSFATHLLENGADIVTIKELLGHESLSTTQIYTNVSLEHMRRSYEEAHPRDRSDER
- a CDS encoding RES family NAD+ phosphorylase encodes the protein MVTQLEWKTSYRIIPSRYPVAGLFDGVADAADLEVIVALEAATNPRVLDAAGELSTVRPEDRISGPHTTAIMAAFTHTQRSRFSDGSFGVYYAAGDEPTAIAETAYHRGRFLRDAGLPNERLDMRVYVAALAGAFDDIRPTNARSKLYDPDSYAYSSAYAAKLHRRNAVDGVVYRSVRRPGGECAAVFRPARVTRCRVLRHLQYRFENFALSAVYEISVREA